One stretch of Rosistilla oblonga DNA includes these proteins:
- a CDS encoding SMI1/KNR4 family protein codes for MTHSTALTNEPNHWCCALSDRYRFTLSADLVDWFAREIWLRDQGGEFDQPVSPSELLCETPDFIWPGFMLPDSLPLVGNRYGDWLCLRVGADNSVAEVIHWYHGGGDWMPWGATLAEAVAFDSLRSRLPGRRQYYANIAADFAQQSGPATIPGWAADHLPAAIGKLLLDESGDTDEIPGLGELMIQHDVASTAVHGESALAALDSLLRQKLEPWAARELGIQWDQDAIRWLFDNDLIQPSVLQRLADHFGCDSEDLRGQDWDVAIAHATAVVAKRDDLGWASDILGWAAERAGRPDAAIAAYRNSLRCSSFADQSVRFRTHWFRESEGKFAAARLQELGADLQHDSYLRLFRESKDQGLRSRVTNYWMRIAEQAASDERWAEAYDAYYRAGWDMGCDDLEVYEELLSRLADAAERSGMVARAALAKTHLACLANRLR; via the coding sequence TTGACCCACTCTACTGCCCTGACAAACGAACCGAATCATTGGTGTTGCGCTCTTAGCGATCGCTACCGGTTTACGCTTTCGGCGGACCTGGTCGATTGGTTTGCTCGGGAGATATGGCTTCGCGACCAAGGGGGCGAATTTGACCAACCAGTCTCGCCCTCGGAGCTTCTGTGCGAAACGCCCGACTTCATCTGGCCCGGGTTCATGCTCCCCGATTCCCTGCCGTTGGTAGGCAATCGTTATGGCGATTGGTTGTGCCTACGCGTGGGGGCTGACAATTCGGTAGCCGAAGTCATTCATTGGTATCACGGCGGGGGCGACTGGATGCCGTGGGGAGCAACGCTGGCCGAAGCTGTTGCGTTTGATAGCCTCCGCAGCCGCCTGCCCGGCCGCCGTCAATATTACGCCAACATCGCTGCCGACTTCGCTCAACAATCCGGTCCGGCGACGATCCCCGGCTGGGCTGCAGATCATCTTCCGGCGGCGATCGGCAAGCTGCTGTTGGACGAATCGGGCGATACCGATGAGATCCCCGGGCTCGGCGAATTGATGATTCAGCACGATGTCGCATCGACTGCCGTGCATGGCGAATCAGCCTTAGCCGCTTTGGACAGTTTGCTGCGTCAGAAACTGGAACCCTGGGCGGCGCGAGAGCTGGGAATCCAGTGGGACCAGGATGCGATTCGTTGGCTGTTCGATAACGACTTGATTCAACCTTCGGTTTTGCAGCGTCTTGCAGATCACTTCGGCTGCGACAGCGAAGACCTTCGGGGCCAGGATTGGGATGTGGCGATCGCGCACGCCACCGCCGTCGTTGCCAAACGCGATGACCTCGGTTGGGCGAGCGATATCCTCGGCTGGGCTGCAGAGCGTGCCGGGCGTCCCGATGCGGCGATCGCTGCGTACCGCAACTCGCTTCGCTGTTCGTCGTTTGCCGATCAATCGGTCCGCTTCCGCACGCATTGGTTTCGGGAGTCCGAAGGCAAGTTCGCCGCTGCCCGTTTGCAAGAACTGGGGGCCGATTTGCAGCACGATTCCTATCTGCGGCTGTTCCGCGAAAGCAAGGATCAAGGGCTGCGAAGCCGCGTCACGAACTACTGGATGCGGATCGCAGAACAAGCCGCTAGCGATGAGCGTTGGGCCGAGGCCTACGACGCCTACTATCGCGCCGGTTGGGACATGGGCTGCGACGATTTAGAGGTCTATGAAGAACTGCTAAGCAGGTTAGCCGATGCAGCGGAACGCAGCGGCATGGTGGCGCGAGCTGCCTTGGCGAAGACCCATCTCGCCTGCCTCGCAAACCGCTTGCGATAA
- the secD gene encoding protein translocase subunit SecD translates to MLDLNVIETLLAQAEPGKLGTQIGIIAIMLAVLIVPFLVGAFLAKSLRMPNYGTRIGVVLFAITASVVTITFGQLKYGVDLKGGTILVYEIDPTAGGGASDDPSSRVTAEELVGALTERINPSGTQEIVIRPYGDRQIEIIVPNVEESGVNEIKDKVQTAGMLRFAIVANERDHLGLIETVRAAGPTLSDVVKDDAGEVIGQWVKVDRESEEILGGLRPFRVEVSGDIIRDSRTGTLLTPQGLQGENALVKWLSQNGIEDIDVLMRIEKEYDITGEDLAIVASDHDGQGNPAVRFTLNAAGKKRFYVLTMNNSPDGSFLRRLGIVLDDKLLSAPVIRSPINGDGQITGNFSREEVDFLVGILRAGRLPAALSKQPISENQIGSTLGDDTIQKGKWSIISAFGLVLFFIGVYYRFAGLVACFALLLNLAMILAMMILINQPATLPGLAGLVLTVGMSVDANILIFERIREELRRGAAPRMAIRNGFGRATTTIVDANLTTLITAIVLYTIGTDQIRGFAVALILGILFSMFTAIYVSRTFFDIAERWGRVSLGMSDVVTSIRTAVTGNADFDFIGKRVPAFFLSATLMIAGVIALAYRGGSIFDIDFAGGTSVTFWLQSDAESDEVREVVESSLNTDPESKIQFSLNSVDMAGMKNRVFAIYTSVEDVDDLKQRIREGFEASDDLDLVTFETAITDADAAPAPEAEATGQIGRNDASLIRTVAYRPQDDAADAPADTADGEAAADATAADTAAEEATEAAAGEGPSISAAVEKPKTESTTRVLALGVAGGDQNDAKINHDALVAAVVKAAAAREIPLQEEGIVVVPQGAGSEDWSDESNMGFAQWKVTLDLPEANATAVLDGLKSELDAGPIWLSSSKVGSRVAGDMTRRAIAAMLASLVFIVGYIWFRFQRVAFGFAAVVALVHDVLITLGAIAVSFWAARYLGFLLIDEFRISLAVVAALLTIIGYSLNDTIVVFDRIREVRGKSPNLTAEMVNTSINQTLSRTLLTSLTTLLVVVLLYAFGGEGIHSFAFALTIGVIVGTYSSIFVASPTLLWLFNRTEEATTR, encoded by the coding sequence ATGTTGGATCTAAACGTGATTGAAACTCTTTTAGCACAAGCCGAACCCGGCAAGTTAGGCACGCAGATCGGTATCATTGCGATCATGTTGGCCGTTCTGATTGTCCCCTTCCTGGTGGGGGCGTTTTTGGCCAAGAGCTTGCGGATGCCCAACTACGGCACTCGAATTGGCGTGGTTCTGTTTGCGATCACCGCTTCGGTGGTAACGATCACATTTGGACAGCTGAAATATGGCGTCGACCTCAAGGGGGGCACGATCCTCGTTTATGAGATCGATCCGACCGCCGGCGGCGGTGCAAGCGACGATCCCTCCTCGCGGGTGACGGCCGAAGAATTGGTCGGTGCGTTGACCGAGCGGATCAACCCTAGCGGTACGCAAGAGATCGTGATTCGCCCCTACGGCGACCGCCAGATCGAGATCATCGTTCCCAACGTCGAGGAATCGGGCGTTAACGAGATCAAAGACAAAGTACAAACCGCTGGTATGTTGCGATTTGCGATCGTCGCCAACGAACGCGATCACTTGGGTTTGATCGAAACCGTTCGCGCCGCCGGCCCAACGCTCTCGGACGTCGTTAAAGACGATGCCGGTGAGGTGATTGGCCAGTGGGTCAAAGTCGACCGCGAGAGCGAAGAGATTCTCGGCGGTTTGCGTCCGTTTCGCGTCGAGGTTTCCGGCGACATCATTCGCGATTCGCGAACCGGAACGCTGCTCACGCCTCAGGGACTGCAGGGTGAAAACGCTCTCGTGAAATGGCTCAGCCAAAACGGGATCGAAGACATCGACGTACTGATGCGAATCGAAAAAGAATACGACATCACCGGTGAAGATCTGGCGATCGTCGCCAGCGATCACGACGGTCAAGGAAATCCTGCGGTACGGTTCACCCTAAACGCTGCGGGCAAGAAACGCTTCTACGTTCTCACCATGAACAACTCCCCCGACGGATCGTTCTTGCGACGCTTGGGGATCGTGTTGGATGACAAACTTCTGTCGGCTCCTGTGATCCGCTCGCCGATCAATGGCGACGGTCAGATCACCGGAAACTTCTCGCGTGAAGAAGTCGACTTCTTGGTCGGCATCTTGCGAGCCGGTCGCCTGCCTGCGGCGCTCAGCAAACAACCGATCAGCGAGAATCAGATCGGATCGACTTTGGGCGACGACACGATCCAAAAGGGCAAGTGGTCGATCATCTCGGCGTTTGGCTTGGTGCTGTTTTTCATCGGAGTCTATTACCGCTTCGCCGGTCTGGTCGCCTGTTTCGCTCTGCTGCTGAACTTGGCGATGATCTTGGCGATGATGATTTTGATCAATCAACCCGCCACGCTGCCTGGTTTGGCTGGCCTTGTGTTGACCGTCGGTATGTCGGTCGACGCGAACATCCTGATCTTCGAGCGGATTCGCGAGGAATTGCGTCGCGGGGCTGCACCGCGGATGGCGATTCGCAATGGTTTCGGTCGAGCGACGACCACGATTGTCGACGCGAACTTGACGACGTTGATCACGGCGATCGTGTTGTACACAATTGGTACCGATCAGATCCGCGGCTTTGCCGTCGCGTTGATCTTGGGAATTCTGTTCAGTATGTTCACGGCGATCTACGTCTCGCGAACGTTCTTCGATATCGCAGAGCGTTGGGGCCGCGTCTCGTTGGGAATGTCCGATGTCGTGACCTCGATTCGGACCGCGGTTACCGGCAACGCTGACTTTGACTTCATTGGAAAACGCGTTCCTGCCTTTTTCCTTTCCGCGACCTTGATGATTGCGGGTGTGATCGCGTTGGCCTATCGCGGCGGTTCGATTTTCGATATCGATTTCGCCGGTGGCACCTCGGTCACGTTCTGGTTGCAATCCGACGCCGAATCGGACGAGGTTCGCGAAGTCGTCGAAAGCAGCCTAAACACCGATCCCGAGTCGAAGATCCAGTTTTCGCTCAATAGCGTCGACATGGCGGGAATGAAGAATCGCGTCTTTGCGATCTACACCTCGGTCGAAGACGTCGACGATTTGAAGCAACGCATCCGCGAGGGCTTCGAAGCTTCCGACGATCTGGACTTGGTTACTTTCGAAACTGCCATCACCGATGCGGATGCCGCTCCAGCACCTGAAGCGGAAGCGACAGGACAGATTGGTCGCAACGATGCGTCGTTGATCCGCACGGTTGCTTATCGCCCGCAAGACGACGCTGCGGACGCTCCAGCCGACACCGCCGATGGCGAAGCTGCGGCTGACGCAACTGCCGCTGACACCGCTGCAGAAGAAGCCACCGAAGCTGCGGCTGGCGAAGGACCTTCGATCTCGGCTGCTGTAGAGAAGCCGAAGACCGAATCGACCACGCGAGTGCTCGCCTTGGGCGTTGCTGGTGGTGACCAAAACGACGCGAAGATCAACCACGACGCGTTGGTCGCCGCAGTTGTCAAAGCTGCTGCAGCCCGAGAGATTCCGCTGCAAGAGGAAGGCATCGTTGTTGTGCCTCAAGGTGCTGGCAGCGAGGATTGGTCGGACGAATCGAACATGGGATTCGCGCAGTGGAAGGTAACTCTCGATCTGCCAGAAGCCAACGCAACGGCGGTCCTCGACGGATTGAAGAGCGAACTGGATGCCGGACCGATCTGGTTGTCGTCGAGCAAGGTTGGTAGCCGCGTCGCCGGCGACATGACCCGCCGTGCGATCGCTGCGATGTTGGCCAGTTTGGTGTTCATCGTGGGATACATTTGGTTCCGCTTCCAACGCGTCGCCTTTGGCTTCGCTGCCGTTGTCGCTTTGGTTCACGACGTCTTGATCACTCTGGGGGCGATCGCTGTCAGCTTCTGGGCTGCTCGCTACCTCGGGTTCTTGTTGATCGATGAGTTCCGCATCAGCCTGGCTGTTGTGGCGGCTCTGCTGACGATCATCGGTTATTCATTGAACGATACGATCGTGGTCTTCGACCGGATTCGCGAAGTGCGTGGCAAGAGCCCGAACTTGACCGCGGAGATGGTTAACACCAGCATCAACCAAACGCTCAGCCGAACGTTGTTGACTTCGCTCACGACGCTGTTGGTTGTGGTTCTGCTGTATGCCTTCGGCGGCGAAGGAATCCACAGCTTTGCCTTTGCGTTGACCATCGGTGTGATCGTTGGTACGTACAGTTCGATCTTCGTTGCATCGCCAACCCTGTTGTGGTTGTTCAATCGCACCGAAGAGGCAACGACTCGCTAA
- the surE gene encoding 5'/3'-nucleotidase SurE: protein MKVLLSNDDGIQAEGIQALKRALRRTMDVVVVAPETEQSECGHRVTTKRPLIVKQYGEAEYSVDGSPADCVRVGLLELAPETSLVISGMNHGGNVGADIWMSGTVAAAREGYLRGRCGIAVSQVRRQDIRDDWDRSARFACEAIAFAIEESKLASTLWNINLPAVDTAAIPAMQCCQTDRTVLPLNYRKTADGYQFEADYHGRPRTPEADIDVCFGGRISISLLD, encoded by the coding sequence TTGAAAGTTCTGCTGAGCAATGACGACGGAATCCAAGCAGAGGGGATCCAGGCGTTAAAGAGGGCGCTGCGACGAACGATGGATGTCGTCGTGGTCGCTCCAGAAACGGAGCAGAGCGAATGCGGGCACCGCGTGACGACCAAGCGTCCGTTGATCGTAAAGCAATACGGCGAAGCCGAGTATTCCGTCGACGGTTCGCCCGCCGACTGTGTCAGGGTCGGGTTGCTGGAACTCGCCCCCGAAACGTCGCTAGTGATTTCAGGAATGAACCACGGCGGCAACGTTGGTGCGGACATCTGGATGTCGGGGACTGTTGCAGCGGCTCGCGAGGGCTATCTGCGCGGTCGCTGTGGAATCGCCGTGTCACAGGTGCGACGACAGGATATCCGCGACGATTGGGATCGATCCGCAAGGTTCGCCTGCGAAGCGATTGCGTTTGCGATCGAGGAGTCGAAGCTTGCGTCGACGCTTTGGAATATCAACCTTCCTGCCGTTGATACCGCAGCAATTCCCGCAATGCAATGCTGTCAAACCGACCGCACTGTCCTTCCACTAAACTATCGTAAAACGGCTGATGGTTACCAATTCGAAGCCGATTACCACGGGCGTCCGAGGACTCCCGAAGCGGACATCGACGTCTGTTTTGGTGGTCGAATATCGATCAGTCTGCTCGATTAG
- a CDS encoding DegT/DnrJ/EryC1/StrS family aminotransferase, giving the protein MPHVATADPLPLPTWPPTSPAIVDSIRQAAESGDWGKYAAQASRCLADRLASRFAVEHVRLCASGTAAVELALRAVQVRPDSEVILAGYDYPGNIRAIEAVGAKPVIVDTEPGRWVIDADLVEQAIGESTTAILASHLYGDLFDAKRLRDLADQRGIALVEDACQVHGASLTGKPAGSWGHVGVFSFGASKLMTSGCGGALLSSDDRIAQRATLAAERPSGIAPLSGLQAAALLPQLATLDEWNAQRRTAVARLKQLLAGSRIWQFAEAMPYESETTYFKVAWFLPAGVSRDSVIAAGLAAGIPLGTGFNGFLRRARRRYRTVGDLSQSEICIDRSVVMDHRVLLADLDVIDTIAERLLAIERDLQSKADA; this is encoded by the coding sequence ATGCCGCACGTCGCTACCGCCGATCCGCTGCCGCTCCCCACCTGGCCCCCAACCAGTCCCGCAATCGTCGATTCGATCCGGCAAGCAGCCGAATCAGGGGACTGGGGGAAATACGCAGCACAGGCATCCCGCTGTCTCGCCGATCGGTTGGCCTCGCGGTTCGCTGTGGAGCACGTTCGGCTGTGCGCCAGCGGTACCGCAGCGGTCGAATTGGCGCTGCGAGCGGTTCAGGTCCGTCCCGATTCGGAAGTCATCCTCGCCGGCTACGACTATCCCGGAAATATTCGAGCGATCGAGGCGGTGGGAGCCAAGCCGGTGATCGTCGATACCGAACCAGGGCGATGGGTGATCGATGCCGATCTGGTCGAACAAGCGATCGGCGAATCGACGACAGCAATCCTCGCGTCGCATCTTTATGGCGACCTGTTTGACGCCAAGCGGCTGCGGGATCTGGCCGATCAGCGGGGGATCGCCCTCGTCGAAGATGCCTGCCAAGTGCATGGTGCCTCGCTGACGGGGAAGCCCGCTGGATCGTGGGGGCATGTCGGAGTGTTCAGTTTCGGAGCGTCGAAACTGATGACCAGCGGATGCGGCGGGGCGTTGCTGAGCTCCGACGACCGGATCGCCCAGCGAGCGACGTTGGCAGCCGAGCGTCCAAGTGGTATCGCTCCGCTGAGTGGCCTGCAGGCAGCAGCCTTACTGCCCCAATTGGCGACTCTGGACGAATGGAATGCGCAGCGGAGGACCGCGGTCGCACGGCTGAAGCAACTCCTGGCGGGAAGCCGAATCTGGCAATTTGCGGAAGCGATGCCCTACGAATCGGAGACCACCTATTTTAAGGTCGCTTGGTTTCTGCCGGCTGGCGTCTCGCGGGATTCGGTGATTGCGGCGGGGCTGGCCGCAGGGATTCCGCTGGGGACAGGCTTCAACGGTTTCCTTCGCCGAGCCCGCCGCCGCTACCGGACAGTTGGTGATTTGTCGCAAAGCGAAATCTGCATCGACCGCAGCGTCGTGATGGATCACCGCGTCCTACTGGCCGATCTCGACGTGATCGACACCATCGCCGAACGGTTGCTAGCGATCGAGCGAGATCTTCAATCGAAGGCGGACGCCTGA
- the epmA gene encoding EF-P lysine aminoacylase EpmA — MIEPPFQSTAAIETLRQRAAILRSIRGFFDDAGFFEVQTPTLSSETMVDLHIDPVTVAREALQLSLPHAHNDLYLQSSPEFAMKRLLACGADAIYQICPAFRAGERGTNHNPEFTMLEWYRMGDRFEEGIQLLSQLVDRVTDRPACQQMTYQAAFEAFAQFDPLTATLPQLRADSSRLGIDLTGLDFEHVDDWLNLIFDHAVVPNLGRGQPTILTHYPSSQAALALICRDDPRTAERFELFIDGIELANGYGELLDAEELLRRCDENNRARMEMGKPGLPMPRQLYRAMQHGISTCSGCALGVDRFVAVLLGKRELSETLTFPIDRA; from the coding sequence GTGATCGAACCTCCTTTTCAATCGACCGCCGCGATCGAGACGCTTCGCCAGCGGGCGGCGATCCTGCGGTCGATCCGCGGCTTTTTTGACGACGCTGGATTTTTCGAAGTCCAGACGCCGACGCTGTCGTCCGAAACGATGGTCGATCTACATATCGATCCCGTTACGGTCGCTCGCGAGGCGCTGCAGTTGTCGCTGCCTCATGCGCACAATGATCTGTATCTGCAGAGCTCGCCCGAATTTGCGATGAAGCGATTGTTGGCCTGCGGAGCCGATGCGATCTACCAGATCTGCCCCGCTTTTCGAGCGGGAGAACGGGGGACGAACCACAATCCAGAGTTCACGATGCTGGAGTGGTACCGCATGGGCGACCGCTTCGAAGAGGGGATCCAGCTGCTGTCGCAGCTTGTCGACCGGGTGACCGATCGCCCCGCGTGCCAGCAGATGACGTATCAGGCGGCGTTTGAGGCGTTCGCCCAATTCGATCCGCTGACCGCGACACTGCCTCAGTTGCGGGCAGATTCTAGCCGGCTGGGGATCGATCTCACCGGACTCGATTTCGAGCACGTCGACGACTGGTTAAATCTGATATTCGACCACGCCGTCGTTCCCAATCTGGGACGCGGCCAGCCGACGATCCTGACGCATTACCCCAGCTCGCAAGCAGCCCTGGCGTTGATCTGCCGCGACGATCCGCGGACGGCGGAGCGGTTCGAGCTGTTTATCGATGGGATCGAACTCGCTAACGGCTACGGCGAACTTCTGGATGCCGAAGAACTGCTGCGTCGCTGCGACGAAAACAACAGGGCCCGCATGGAAATGGGGAAGCCCGGCCTGCCGATGCCGCGGCAACTTTATAGAGCTATGCAGCACGGCATCTCCACCTGCTCCGGATGCGCTCTCGGCGTCGACCGCTTCGTCGCCGTCCTGCTTGGCAAGCGGGAGCTTTCTGAAACGCTGACATTCCCGATCGATCGCGCTTAG
- the yajC gene encoding preprotein translocase subunit YajC, whose product MVPIGNRIGLLAQDAVPVEGPAWQQILFNPIGMITILVVLFYVMVLLPERRNRNELTKRLAALKKNDRVVTVGGIHGTIVNITESDQVVIRVDENNNTRLHVNRSAVSRVISDDDDKSVKP is encoded by the coding sequence ATGGTCCCGATTGGGAATCGAATTGGATTGTTGGCCCAGGACGCGGTCCCCGTAGAGGGGCCGGCTTGGCAGCAAATCCTTTTTAATCCGATCGGTATGATCACGATTTTGGTTGTCCTTTTTTATGTGATGGTACTCCTTCCGGAGCGGCGCAATCGCAACGAGCTGACCAAGCGTCTGGCGGCTCTGAAAAAGAACGACCGCGTGGTCACCGTGGGCGGAATTCATGGGACGATCGTGAACATTACCGAATCGGACCAAGTAGTGATTCGCGTCGACGAGAACAACAACACGCGGCTGCACGTCAACCGCAGCGCGGTCTCGCGAGTGATTTCCGATGACGACGACAAAAGCGTCAAACCGTAG
- a CDS encoding AAA family ATPase produces the protein MEKVVLGKPEVVRSLLIAVLAGEHVLLDDVPGVGKTLAAKALARSLDGVFTRVQFTPDLLPSDIVGSNLYRTDLHEFEFNQGPVFANVVLADEINRAPPRTQSALLEAMSEGQVSIDGTTRPLPKPFTVVATQNPIEFEGTYRLPESQLDRFLLRTSVGYPQPDVERDVLRSHCDGEPVEQLSPVATCEEVLQSQEAVRRVRFEDSLISYLLAVVDATRQSEDLQVGVSTRAALSFFRGCQARAVCMERDYVVPDDIKSLAVPVLSHRVVLKDSFMTGDRLRAEQIVGEIVHRVTVPV, from the coding sequence ATGGAGAAGGTGGTCCTCGGTAAGCCCGAAGTCGTGCGGTCGCTGTTGATCGCGGTGCTAGCGGGAGAGCATGTGCTGCTGGACGACGTGCCGGGAGTCGGTAAGACGCTGGCTGCCAAAGCGCTCGCGCGAAGCCTGGACGGCGTCTTTACTCGCGTCCAATTCACGCCCGATCTGCTCCCCAGCGACATCGTCGGCAGCAATCTGTATCGCACCGACCTGCACGAATTTGAGTTCAATCAGGGGCCGGTTTTCGCCAACGTCGTATTGGCTGATGAGATCAACCGAGCTCCACCCCGAACGCAGAGTGCGCTGTTAGAAGCGATGAGCGAAGGGCAGGTTTCGATCGACGGCACGACGCGCCCGCTGCCCAAACCGTTCACCGTCGTTGCGACGCAGAATCCTATCGAGTTCGAGGGGACGTATCGGTTGCCCGAGAGCCAGCTGGACCGGTTTCTATTGCGGACCAGCGTCGGTTATCCGCAGCCCGACGTCGAACGCGATGTGTTGCGATCGCACTGCGATGGCGAACCGGTCGAACAGTTGTCACCGGTGGCGACTTGCGAAGAGGTTTTGCAGAGCCAAGAGGCGGTGCGGAGAGTCCGTTTCGAAGACTCGCTGATCTCGTATCTGTTGGCCGTTGTCGATGCAACGCGGCAGAGCGAAGATCTGCAGGTGGGAGTCAGCACGCGGGCAGCGCTCAGTTTTTTCCGCGGCTGCCAAGCACGAGCCGTCTGCATGGAACGCGACTACGTGGTTCCCGACGACATCAAATCGCTAGCGGTTCCCGTGCTGTCGCATCGCGTCGTCTTGAAGGACAGCTTTATGACGGGCGATCGTTTGCGAGCCGAACAGATCGTCGGCGAGATCGTGCACCGGGTGACTGTCCCGGTCTGA
- a CDS encoding carbon storage regulator, translating to MLSEISTAGLPIKISWNGGITKMLVLSRKEGERLVIGDNITITINRISGNRVTIGVDAPREVRIVRGELTVFEEEPKVEAESLGSCAMPAMDLVHSARNRVSVYAKEER from the coding sequence GTGTTAAGCGAAATCAGCACGGCTGGTTTGCCAATTAAAATCTCATGGAATGGAGGCATCACGAAGATGTTAGTTTTAAGTCGAAAAGAAGGCGAGCGTTTGGTTATCGGTGACAACATCACAATCACCATCAATCGAATCTCGGGTAATCGCGTCACGATCGGCGTCGATGCCCCTCGCGAAGTTCGCATCGTCCGCGGCGAACTGACGGTTTTCGAGGAAGAACCCAAGGTCGAAGCTGAATCGCTCGGCTCGTGTGCAATGCCAGCAATGGACCTGGTTCATTCGGCTCGCAACCGCGTCTCGGTGTATGCCAAGGAAGAACGTTAA
- the bshB1 gene encoding bacillithiol biosynthesis deacetylase BshB1, producing MIENPPKLDALVIAPHPDDAELGMGGAIVKMLSEGLKVGVLDLTSGEPTPFGSPETRREETAAATKALGLSWRHNAGLPNRSLEPTLAARELIAGIFRLTKPRWLFAPYWEDAHPDHIAATALVEAARFWSKLSKTEMPGEPYHPERIYYYYCVHLKLTPQPDFILDISDQWETKRKSIEAYQSQFVVGRDPAPPTFIDRLRDEAAYWGKAVGCRYGEPFASREPVALRSMRELF from the coding sequence ATGATCGAAAACCCTCCCAAGCTCGATGCCTTGGTGATTGCACCTCACCCCGATGATGCTGAACTCGGCATGGGAGGTGCCATTGTGAAGATGTTGTCCGAGGGCTTGAAAGTTGGTGTGCTCGATCTGACCTCGGGCGAACCGACCCCTTTTGGTTCGCCGGAAACTCGCCGCGAAGAGACCGCTGCGGCGACCAAGGCCCTAGGCCTCAGCTGGCGTCACAACGCGGGCCTTCCCAATCGATCGCTCGAACCGACCCTGGCGGCTCGCGAACTGATCGCCGGGATCTTTCGTTTGACCAAGCCCCGTTGGCTGTTTGCTCCCTACTGGGAAGATGCTCATCCGGATCACATCGCGGCGACGGCGCTTGTCGAAGCGGCTCGCTTTTGGTCCAAGCTCAGCAAGACGGAGATGCCGGGCGAGCCGTATCATCCCGAACGCATCTATTACTACTACTGCGTCCATCTCAAGCTGACCCCGCAGCCCGATTTCATTCTCGATATCTCCGATCAATGGGAGACGAAACGGAAGTCGATCGAAGCGTATCAGAGTCAGTTTGTCGTCGGCCGCGATCCGGCACCGCCCACGTTTATCGACCGCTTGCGCGACGAAGCCGCTTATTGGGGCAAGGCGGTCGGCTGCCGATACGGCGAACCATTTGCCAGCCGCGAACCGGTCGCGCTCCGTTCGATGCGAGAGCTGTTCTAG